In Dromiciops gliroides isolate mDroGli1 chromosome 4, mDroGli1.pri, whole genome shotgun sequence, one DNA window encodes the following:
- the LOC122755703 gene encoding plectin-like → MVENNKLTGKISELEKMLDELRKQKFQVEQELPKVKAAAENELRKQQRNVEDIALKKIKAESEAKQYRSELESIVKEKIAAQQELERVKRLTLEAEAKRAEVEENLRNFRQQLDEHTITRRTLEDCLKRKDTSLSDLEHQKSMLMAELRRKKESEEELLKLMKQMEADLAFQKKVAEKQLQEKQKIETEARRKITEIQLSCGESTLPACTIIQDTHGKQKADELKHQVLELTLANQKAEKEVGELKYELNSLQLQKTSSEEKARLLKEKLDETNDTLRCLKLELEKKDQVEQGYSQQLTELSRQLNQTTDRAQEVMQEANDLKKIKHHYQVELESLHQEKGKLKREVDQITQARALAEMNIQHLNSKVSTLQHEKALADERARSCLGKSEHILTEAFDKSHEQLLQNIKAEKENNQKIQKLNEDLEKSNEWAETLKQKVDELTRQNNETKLMMQRIQSDSEKIVLEKQTIQQKCEILKNQADSFKEQLRNTNEHLHKQTKTEQDFLRKIKCLEEDLAKTQSLVNEFKQKCDQQDIIIQNTEKEVRNLNAELSASKEEKRLGEKKVQIQEAQVQELNNRLKKVQDELHLKTIEEQMAHQKMVLFQEESAKFKRSAEEFRKKVEKLMDSKVVTENDLSGIRLDFVSLQRENCIAQANAKLYETDIKELEGRLQHYREQMQQGEKMEAHHYQKCRKLEEELMAQKCEVANLKQKMDQQIKEHENQLLLLQSEIQKRNLPKDCSFKPDFERKVNEYKYCGDLSSRGIEQLQRKTQSPLLGWESKGFPSEQMDEQRLHKSAEQIAKEVQFRLPRATLEDEKSQQCYSEYFSQTSTELQITFDETNPIPRLSEIGKIRDKALYNSISPIRYQDDNSEMELVKLMKPLEIAKNKQCDMHVEVTAIKQEKDLVPDHEERILEVFRTSDGFKRGELPKLNSTNLEQENFQNISRSYDCSVRDDEFKFQGLQHMVTARQLVEVKLLDMGTVEQLRLGLKSVEDIQKSLSKFLTKSTAIAGLYLESTKERMTFTLAAKKIIIDKALALAFLEAQAATGFIIDPISGQKYSVEDALVKGLVDNEFKGRLLEAEKAVLGYLHGSKKLSVFQAIESRLLERRKGKHILEAQVACGGIIDPVRSVRLPPEIAVQLGLLNNAILQFLHEPSSNTRAFPNPNNKQALYYSELLRMCVFDIDSGCFLLPFGERKISNLSVEKAQKISVVDIKTGAELTAFKAYQRNLIEKNTYLELSRQQYQWKEATFFDSCGKASHLLTDVKTGLQFSINEAVEEGVIDRALVKKCQEGIITPTELADTLLSKLVSKKNLNSPIAGYWLSDSGERISVLKASRRNLIDRITALRCLEAQVSTGGIIDPLTGRRYRVTEALHRGLIDESCAQQLRQCEVVFRGITHPVTNQTMSVVEAVNTKVLSIELGIRCLEFQHLTGGLIHPQSQVRLSIEEALKEGILDVLTASKLKDQKPHVRDIICPKTKRKLTYKEALEKADFDFHTGLRLLEASEPLMSGISSLYYSS, encoded by the exons ATGGTGGAGAACAACAAACTCACAGGAAAGATCAGTGAGTTAGAGAAAATGTTAGATGAATTAAGAAAACAGAAGTTCCAGGTAGAACAAGAACTTCCCAAAGTAAAGGCAGCTGCAGAAAATGAGCTGAGAAAGCAACAGAGAAATGTGGAAGATATTGCTTTGAAGAAAATCAAGGCTGAGAGTGAAGCCAAGCAATATCGCTCTGAACTTGAGAGCATTGTGAAGGAGAAGATAGCAGCACAGCAAGAATTAGAGCGTGTGAAACGGCTTACATTAGAGGCGGAAGCTAAGAGAGCTGAGGTTGAAGAAAACCTCCGAAATTTCCGTCAGCAGTTAGACGAGCACACGATTACTAGAAGGACCTTGGAAGACTGTCTTAAAAGAAAAGACACAAGTCTCAGTGACTTGGAGCATCAGAAAAGCATGTTGATGGCAGaactaaggagaaaaaaagaaagtgaggaagaactCTTGAAACTCATGAAGCAGATGGAAGCAGACCTTGCGTTTCAAAAGAAAGTTGCAGAGAAACAGTTgcaagaaaagcagaaaatcGAAACTGAAGCCAGgagaaaaataacagaaatacaaCTCTCTTGTGGAGAAAGTACATTGCCAGCCTGTACTATCATACAGGACACTcatggaaaacagaaagctgaTGAACTGAAGCATCAGGTCCTTGAACTAACCCTTGCCAACCAAAAGGCTGAAAAGGAGGTAGGTGAGTTGAAATATGAGCTGAATTCCCTTCAACTTCAAAAAACATCATCTGAGGAAAAGGCTCGTTTGCTAAAAGAAAAGTTAGATGAAACAAATGACACATTAAGGTGCCTCAAGTTGGAGTTGGAGAAGAAAGACCAGGTAGAGCAGGGCTACTCTCAACAATTAACAGAACTTAGTAGGCAGTTGAACCAAACTACAGATAGAGCTCAAGAGGTAATGCAGGAAGCTAATGACCTGAAGAAGATAAAACATCATTATCAAGTGGAATTGGAATCTCTCCATCAGGAAAAGGGGAAGCTGAAAAGAGAAGTGGACCAAATCACTCAAGCTCGGGCACTAGCTGAAATGAACATTCAGCATTTGAATTCCAAGGTCTCTACTCTTCAGCATGAGAAGGCATTAGCTGATGAAAGAGCAAGATCCTGCCTAGGGAAATCAGAACATATCCTAACAGAAGCATTTGATAAAAGTCATGAGCAATTACTTCAAAATatcaaagcagaaaaagaaaacaatcaaaaaatCCAGAAACTCAATGAAGACTTGGAAAAAAGTAATGAGTGGGCAGAGACGTTAAAACAGAAAGTGGATGAGCTCACCAGACAAAACAATGAAACTAAATTGATGATGCAGAGAATTCAGTCAGACTCGGAGAAGATTGTGCTGGAGAAACAAACTATTCAGCAAAAATGTGAGATCCTAAAAAATCAGGCAGACAGTTTTAAAGAACAGCTTCGTAACACAAATGAACACTTGCACAAgcagacaaaaacagaacaagatttccTTAGGAAAATCAAATGTCTGGAGGAAGACTTGGCCAAAACTCAAAGTCTGGTCAATGAATTTAAGCAGAAGTGTGACCAGCAGGACATTATTATCCAGAATACTGAGAAGGAGGTTAGAAATCTGAATGCTGAGCTGAGTGCatccaaagaggaaaagagactcgGTGAGAAGAAGGTACAGATCCAGGAAGCCCAAGTGCAGGAATTAAATAATAGGTTGAAGAAGGTCCAAGATGAATTGCACCTAAAGACTATAGAGGAGCAGATGGCACACCAAAAGATGGTTCTGTTTCAGGAAGAATCTGCTAAGTTCAAACGCTCTGCAGAAGAATTtaggaagaaagtagaaaaattaaTGGACTCCAAAGTCGTCACTGAAAATGATCTTTCAGGCATAAGGCTTGATTTTGTATCTCTTCAGCGAGAAAACTGTATAGCCCAAGCGAATGCTAAGCTATATGAAACAGATATTAAAGAATTAGAAGGAAGACTACAACATTATCGAGAACAAATGCAGcaaggagagaagatggaagcaCATCATTACCAAAAATGTCGTAAACTTGAGGAGGAGCTGATGGCACAGAAATGTGAGGTTGCAAACTTGAAGCAAAAAATGGACCAGCAGATAAAGGAGCATGAAAACCAGTTACTTTTGCTTCAGAGTGAGATCCAGAAAAGGAATTTGCCTAAAGATTGCAGTTTCAAACCAGACTTTGAAAGGAAAGTAAATGAGTATAAATACTGTGGCGACCTCTCTTCTAGGGGAATTGAGCAACTTCAACGAAAGACACAATCTCCTCTGTTGGGTTGGGAATCAAAAGGGTTTCCAAGTGAACAGATGGATGAACAAAGGCTTCATAAGAGTGCTGAACAGATAGCCAAAGAAGTCCAGTTCCGGCTACCAAGAGCTACGTTAGAGGATGAAAAAAGCCAGCAATGCTACTCTGAGTATTTTTCTCAGACGAGTACTGAGTTACAGATAACTTTTGATGAAACAAATCCAATTCCAAGACTatcagaaataggaaaaataagagATAAAGCTCTATACAATTCCATATCACCGATTAGATATCAAGATGATAACTCTGAAATGGAACTGGTGAAACTCATGAAGCCTTTGGAG ATAGCTAAGAACAAGCAGTGTGATATGCATGTTGAAGTCACagcaataaagcaagaaaaagacCTAGTTCCAGATCATGAAGAGCGGATACTTGAAGTATTCAGAACCTCAGATGGATTCAAGAGAGGAGAATTGCCTAAGTTGAATTCTACCAACTTAGAACAAGAGAATTTCCAAAATATTAGCAGAAGTTATGACTGTTCTGTCAGAGATGATGAATTTAAATTTCAGGGTCTCCAACACATGGTAACTGCCAGGCAGTTGGTTGAGGTGAAGCTTCTGGACATGGGCACAGTTGAGCAGCTGCGCCTTGGTCTCAAGTCTGTGGAAGACATTCAGAAAAGTCTTAGTAAGTTTTTGACTAAATCCACTGCGATTGCAGGGCTATACCTGGAGTCAACTAAAGAAAGAATGACATTTACCTTAgcagccaagaaaataataatagataaagccctggccttaGCCTTTTTGGAAGCTCAAGCAGCAACAGGTTTTATTATTGATCCCATTTCAGGGCAGAAATATTCTGTGGAGGATGCACTTGTTAAGGGGCTTGTCGATAATGAATTCAAAGGTCGGCTCCTTGAGGCAGAGAAGGCAGTCCTAGGATATCTGCATGGTTCAAAGAAGTTGTCAGTGTTTCAAGCTATTGAGAGCAGGCtccttgaaagaagaaaaggaaagcatATCTTGGAGGCCCAGGTTGCATGTGGGGGAATTATTGATCCTGTGAGAAGTGTTCGACTGCCTCCAGAAATAGCTGTACAGTTGGGCTTGCTGAATAATGCCATTTTGCAATTCTTACATGAGCCATCAAGCAACACCAGGGCTTTCCCTAACCCCAATAACAAACAAGCTCTCTATTACTCTGAATTACTGAGAATGTGTGTCTTTGACATAGACAGCGGGTGCTTCTTGCTTCcatttggagaaaggaaaatttcCAATCTTTCTGTAGAAAAAGCTCAGAAAATTTCTGTAGTAGACATAAAGACGGGAGCAGAACTGACTGCATTCAAGGCTTACCAAAGGAATCTTATCGAGAAAAACACCTATCTCGAGCTCTCAAGACAGCAGTATCAGTGGAAGGAAGCCACGTTCTTTGATTCCTGTGGAAAGGCTTCTCATCTGCTGACTGATGTTAAAACAGGATTGCAGTTTAGTATCAATGAGGCAGTGGAAGAGGGAGTGATTGACAGAGCTCTGGTTAAGAAATGTCAGGAAGGTATCATCACACCCACTGAGCTTGCTGATACTTTGCTGAGCAAGTTAGTTTCAAAGAAGAATTTAAACAGTCCAATTGCGGGATACTGGCTCTCTGATTCTGGCGAAAGGATCTCAGTCCTCAAAGCTTCACGCAGAAATTTGATTGATCGGATTACTGCCCTTAGATGCCTTGAAGCTCAAGTCAGTACAGGTGGTATCATTGACCCACTTACAGGCAGAAGGTACAGGGTGACCGAAGCTTTGCATAGAGGGTTAATTGACGAGTCATGTGCCCAACAGCTACGACAGTGTGAGGTGGTGTTCAGGGGGATTACTCATCCAGTCACTAACCAGACTATGTCTGTGGTTGAAGCTGTGAACACAAAGGTTCTGAGCATAGAACTTGGGATTCGATGTTTGGAGTTCCAGCACTTGACAGGTGGGTTAATCCATCCACAGTCTCAGGTGAGGTTGTCAATAGAAGAAGCTCTCAAGGAGGGCATCCTTGATGTCCTCACTGCTTCAAAGCTCAAAGATCAAAAGCCCCACGTCAGAGATATAATATGCCCCAAGACTAAAAGGAAGTTGACTTACAAGGAGGCCTTAGAGAAAGCGGATTTCGATTTTCACACAGGACTAAGACTCCTGGAAGCATCAGAGCCCCTCATGTCTGGGATTTCCAGTCTCTACTATTCTTCATAA